From one Mytilus galloprovincialis chromosome 13, xbMytGall1.hap1.1, whole genome shotgun sequence genomic stretch:
- the LOC143057194 gene encoding cilia- and flagella-associated protein 107-like, translating to MAQGDPMKWGMPGWRIEQKFAPGVLIGNWGEDRYTFLRGDQKHNSTNRTDFRNFAGHRPDVLVRRKALMKNDGIGPEALFHHHGNRYSNNMVSWYDENFNGRWKDNALPDLRDWNGHQLAWAPEKSDFPLQGKPTNYGLLDTMKQKWADQIADETKGDYLSTYQNSFIKPSGEAFTSVRYAIPKAQSTTLHPYNSVNKDLKLRGGTSFKSPERLPEITPVTA from the exons ATGGCACAGGGAGACCCAATGAAATGGGGCATGCCAGGATGGAGAATCGAACAAAAGTTTGCACCCGGAGTATTGATCGGAAACTGGGGAGAGGACAGATACACA TTTTTAAGAGGTGACCAGAAACACAATAGCACTAACAGAACTGACTTCAGAAATTTTGCTGGACATAGACCAGATGTACTTGTTAGGAGGAAAGCTTTGATGAAGAATGATGGAATTGGACCAGAAGCTCTCTTCCATCACCATGGTAACAGATACTCAAATAATATGGTTTCTTGGTATGATGAGAACTTTAACGGAAGATGGAAGGACAATGCATTACCTGACCTACGTGACTGGAATGGTCACCAACTGGCATGGGCCCCAGAAAAGTCAGACTTTCCCTTACAAG gtAAACCTACAAACTATGGTTTATTAGATACCATGAAGCAGAAATGGGCAGATCAGATCGCTGATGAAACAAAGGGAGATTATCTATCCACATACCAGAATTCATTCATCAAACCCTCAGGAGAAGCGTTCACATCTGTTCGCTATGCAATACCTAAAGCACAATCCACAACTCTCCACCCATACAACAGTGTAAACAAAGATTTAAAGTTACGTGGAGGTACCTCCTTCAAGTCACCTGAAAGACTACCAGAAATTACTCCAGTTACCGCCTAA